The Raoultibacter phocaeensis genome contains a region encoding:
- a CDS encoding type I restriction endonuclease subunit R: protein MNEEQFESELIQYLCSGAVSSATDSGWGFVKEGVTDYVGKTKLWKYEPDIKTTDQLWDNFKIILEQHNQNTLDHPLSAVEFNQVKRVVSDLQTPYQAGQFLYGLNGVSQIEIDLDDGRHVFLTVFDQKQIGAGDTVYQVVNQIERPAKITGKQARRFDTTLLINGLPIIQIEEKCATHNVDEALEQMRQYIDENQYRDIFSTLQILVAITPNNVKYMANTTSDHFNKDFAFNWQRKKDNETVRNWKEFADSMLSIPMAHQMATNYMILDGTKNRQSLKVMRPYQVYATQNAIAGIKKADFEFGVNKIGYIWHTTGSGKTITSFKTAWLASRMPGIDKVVFLVDRIALTRQANESYKAYDPDASDDALGSIQDTNNTTDLSRKLKSKDNNIIVTSVQKLERLIKRKSFKAPDKNIVFIVDEAHRSTGGESFKAIQKAFKRAAWLGYTGTPMFDDTTSGLRTEDIFGELLHAYTIREAISDTNVLGFKVDFETTIDEKTMKERYLPQFYKEQHPNWSEEKIRDKIANLSQDDMDDAIEPSFYDENHDHVTEVVQDIFKNWRNRSVEGKYNALLTTHVGGGKASTPMAMMYFNEFQRVNTIRKSEGKQTLKVAVTFSQNTSNNDTMLDTNRGLYSAIVAYNEEFGTNFGMDNVSGYTQDVTSRLNKTASDGVFLDIVIVVDQLLTGFDAPELNTLYVDRTLKGASLIQAYSRTNRIADMQTKPWGRIVNYRWPAQNEKLMNEALAIYANRDSANLTDEERGKQNMKDGITAPMFEEVFNAVKGKVSKLADLTNGFTKLPPSEKQKDYMLDLLREYNVGMAKLKQFESQKVNGKQVGFNYDQPDELLYALGMTPDQEVMLTTVLTNELKTHISKEKRIPLYQIELRMTHVKDVRIDYDYLTELIERLLNEVHEEKIDKALETQNKINQFANGLEDRVYAGKIINAAAAIVKGYYPKRGSDFKYPAKLNDVEPIIQEASNVSLDRTLLDFRVKWGITDIITSAQMRELFSRHRYGLQDLDDRGQISDILAKACSEYRSLAHDEGIQVLSRIKYRNGLREAIYEIADELAEG, encoded by the coding sequence ATGAACGAAGAGCAATTTGAAAGCGAGCTCATCCAATACCTATGCAGCGGAGCAGTATCTAGTGCGACGGATTCAGGGTGGGGCTTCGTCAAAGAAGGTGTTACTGACTATGTTGGTAAGACCAAGCTTTGGAAATACGAGCCAGACATCAAAACCACAGACCAACTTTGGGATAATTTTAAGATAATACTAGAGCAACACAATCAAAACACGTTGGATCATCCATTAAGCGCCGTTGAATTCAATCAAGTGAAGAGGGTTGTTTCCGATCTTCAAACACCCTATCAGGCAGGTCAGTTTCTCTATGGGCTTAACGGCGTTTCACAGATCGAGATCGATCTTGATGATGGCCGACATGTGTTTCTCACGGTTTTCGATCAGAAACAAATAGGGGCGGGCGACACGGTGTATCAAGTAGTGAACCAGATTGAGCGACCGGCGAAGATAACGGGAAAACAAGCCCGGCGCTTTGATACAACGCTTTTAATAAACGGCTTACCAATAATCCAGATTGAAGAAAAGTGCGCCACGCATAACGTTGATGAAGCGCTCGAGCAGATGCGCCAATACATCGATGAAAATCAGTACCGAGACATTTTTTCTACACTCCAGATTTTGGTTGCCATTACGCCCAATAATGTGAAGTATATGGCAAACACAACATCCGATCATTTTAATAAGGACTTTGCCTTTAACTGGCAACGTAAAAAGGACAATGAGACAGTGCGGAACTGGAAAGAATTCGCCGACTCTATGCTGTCAATCCCGATGGCGCATCAAATGGCAACAAACTATATGATTTTGGATGGTACGAAAAACAGGCAAAGCCTCAAGGTGATGCGTCCCTATCAAGTATATGCTACGCAAAATGCCATAGCTGGAATAAAGAAGGCGGATTTCGAGTTTGGCGTGAATAAAATTGGCTATATTTGGCATACTACTGGATCAGGGAAGACCATCACCAGCTTCAAAACAGCTTGGCTTGCAAGCCGCATGCCGGGTATTGATAAGGTGGTTTTCTTGGTTGATCGTATCGCTCTTACGAGGCAAGCTAACGAGAGCTACAAGGCTTATGATCCTGATGCTTCCGATGATGCTCTGGGCAGTATACAAGACACCAATAACACAACAGATCTCAGTCGCAAGTTGAAGTCTAAGGACAATAACATTATCGTCACTTCAGTTCAGAAGCTGGAAAGATTAATTAAGCGCAAATCGTTTAAGGCACCAGATAAAAACATTGTGTTTATCGTTGACGAAGCGCATCGCTCAACGGGAGGAGAGTCGTTTAAGGCAATACAAAAGGCTTTTAAGCGTGCCGCGTGGTTGGGCTATACCGGTACTCCAATGTTCGACGATACCACCTCAGGCCTTCGCACCGAAGACATCTTTGGTGAGCTACTGCACGCCTACACTATCCGGGAGGCTATATCGGATACTAATGTCTTAGGTTTCAAAGTTGATTTCGAAACAACCATCGACGAGAAAACAATGAAGGAGCGCTATCTTCCGCAGTTTTATAAAGAACAGCATCCAAATTGGTCTGAAGAGAAGATTAGGGATAAAATTGCTAATCTATCTCAGGATGATATGGATGATGCCATTGAGCCGAGTTTTTACGACGAAAATCACGATCACGTTACAGAGGTTGTACAAGACATATTTAAAAATTGGCGCAATCGCTCTGTTGAAGGCAAATACAATGCATTGCTCACTACGCACGTTGGCGGTGGCAAAGCCTCAACTCCTATGGCGATGATGTATTTCAATGAATTTCAGCGGGTGAACACCATACGTAAATCTGAAGGTAAACAGACGCTCAAAGTGGCTGTCACGTTTAGTCAGAACACGTCCAATAATGACACTATGCTCGACACCAACAGAGGGCTTTATTCGGCCATTGTCGCATACAACGAAGAATTCGGCACAAACTTTGGTATGGATAACGTTTCGGGCTATACGCAAGATGTCACATCGAGGCTTAACAAGACAGCAAGTGATGGAGTGTTCCTGGACATTGTTATCGTAGTAGATCAGCTTCTGACGGGCTTTGATGCGCCGGAACTTAATACGCTTTATGTTGATCGTACATTGAAGGGCGCAAGTCTGATCCAGGCATATTCTCGAACAAATCGCATTGCGGACATGCAGACAAAACCATGGGGTCGCATTGTAAACTATCGCTGGCCGGCGCAAAACGAAAAGCTCATGAACGAAGCTTTGGCAATCTACGCGAATAGGGATTCAGCCAATTTGACAGATGAAGAGCGCGGCAAGCAGAACATGAAAGACGGCATCACCGCACCGATGTTTGAAGAAGTGTTTAATGCAGTCAAGGGTAAAGTTTCAAAATTGGCAGATCTGACCAATGGGTTCACCAAACTTCCGCCGTCAGAAAAACAAAAGGATTACATGCTCGACCTTCTTCGCGAATACAATGTCGGTATGGCAAAACTAAAACAGTTCGAGTCGCAGAAAGTCAACGGAAAGCAAGTTGGCTTTAACTACGATCAACCAGATGAACTTTTGTATGCTTTAGGCATGACGCCTGATCAGGAAGTAATGTTGACTACGGTTTTAACAAATGAACTAAAGACGCACATCTCCAAAGAAAAGAGAATACCGCTTTATCAAATCGAGTTGCGAATGACGCATGTTAAGGATGTCAGAATAGACTACGATTACCTAACTGAGCTAATTGAGCGCCTGCTCAATGAAGTTCATGAAGAAAAGATCGATAAAGCTTTAGAGACGCAGAACAAGATCAATCAGTTTGCGAACGGGCTGGAAGATCGCGTCTATGCAGGGAAGATTATTAACGCAGCTGCTGCAATCGTTAAGGGCTATTATCCGAAGAGGGGTTCGGATTTCAAGTATCCAGCGAAACTTAACGATGTCGAACCGATTATTCAAGAAGCGAGCAATGTGAGCCTCGATAGAACGCTACTCGATTTTCGAGTTAAATGGGGCATAACCGACATTATTACCAGTGCTCAGATGCGCGAGTTGTTCAGCCGTCATCGATATGGTCTGCAGGATCTCGATGACAGGGGGCAGATCAGTGACATTCTGGCTAAAGCGTGTAGCGAGTATAGGTCTCTTGCGCATGATGAAGGTATACAGGTGCTATCAAGGATTAAGTACCGCAATGGCTTACGCGAAGCGATCTACGAAATAGCCGATGAGCTGGCAGAGGGTTAG